A stretch of DNA from Paenibacillus sp. FSL W8-0186:
CTCGTTCTGGAACGCCTGCACGCCGAAGCTGACGCGATTGACGCCCCCCGCTTTCATGACGGCCAGCTTCTCCCGGTCCGTCGTACCGGGATTGGCCTCCATGGAAAATTCGATATCCGCAGCCCAATTCGGAAAGTGGCGTCGTACGGAGGACAGGAAAAATTCCATTTCATCCGGCTTGAGCACGGTCGGCGTACCGCCGCCAACGAATATACTCTTAATCTCTCCGGGCGGTGTCTCCTGGACCGTTAGCTCCATCTCCAGATCAAGCGCCCGCAAATAATCCATCACCGGCTGATCCTTGAGGACGTAAGAATTGAAGTCGCAATAGAAGCATTTATTCGTACAAAACGGAATGTGGATATATACGGCTTGGGGAGCCGATTTCGTGCATGGCGAGGAACCCTGCGGCTCCCTGCCTTCTATTTTGATTTGATGGCTCACGCTGGTGCCCCTCCTTCATATGTTTTACTGCCAAAATTGATGACTTTCCAATGATAGTACGGAAAAAGGAAAGCCCTCCGGCTTTCCTTATTTATCCCTATGCATGCGGCAAGTTGGTCGGTTAATTGTCGTCGATTTTCAGCACCGCCATAAACGCCTCCTGCGGCACCTCCACGTTGCCTACCTGCTTCATGCGCTTCTTGCCTTCTTTTTGCTTCTCGAGCAATTTACGTTTACGGGAGATATCCCCGCCGTAACATTTTGCAAGCACGTTTTTGCGCATTGCTTTGACCGTCTCTCTGGCTACGATCTTCGTACCAACGGAAGCCTGGATCGGCACCTCGAACATTTGGCGTGGAATCAGCTCGCGCAGCTTCTCGCAAATGGCGCGGCCACGATGGTAAGCCCGGTCTCTGTGAACGATGAAGGACAACGCATCCACCTGCTCCCCGTTGAGAAGGATGTCCATTTTGACCAGGTTCGATTGACGGTAGCCGGAAAGTTCGTAGTCAAAGGAAGCATATCCCTTCGTGCTGGATTTCAGCTGATCGAAGAAATCGTACACGATTTCGGACAATGGAACCTGGTACGTAATCGTTACTCGCGTCGTATCCAGGTACTCCATATTGATAAATTCCCCGCGTTTGCTTTGGCAGAGCTCCATGACCGTGCCCACGAAATCATTCGGTACGATGATGGAAGCCTTGACGAACGGCTCCTCTACGTGATCGATTTTGCCGACCTCCGGATAGTTGGAAGGGTTATCGATCGACACCGTCTCTCCGTTCGTCAGGGCCACTTTGTATATAACGCTTGGCGCGGTCGTAATGAGGGGAATATTGAATTCCCGCTCGATGCGTTCCTGAATGACGTCCATGTGCAGCAGGCCGAGGAATCCGCAGCGGAATCCGAAACCAAGCGCACTGGAGGTCTCCGGCTCGAAGCTGAGTGAAGCATCGTTCAGCTGCAGCTTCTCCAGCGCTTCACGCAAGTCGTTGTAATCGGAAGTGTCGATCGGATACAGGCCGCAGAATACCATCGGATTGATCTTGCGGTAACCCGGCAGCGGCTCTGCCGTCGGATTCTTCGCATCCGTAATCGTATCCCCGACTTGTGTGTCGCCCACCGTCTTGATGCCGGCGACAATAAATCCTACATCTCCGACATTAAGCTCGTCTACCATCGTCATCCGCGGCATGAAGGCGCCGACCTCAATGACCTCAAACGTCTTGCCAGTCGCCATCATTTTGATCTTCGAGCCCGCTTTGATATGCCCGTTAATAACGCGGACATATACGATAACCCCTTTGTACGGGTCGTAATGCGAGTCGAAAATCAGCGCCTTCAGCGGTTCGTCGGGATCTCCCGTCGGAGCGGGCACCTTCTGAACGACCTGCTCGATAATTTCCCTAATGCCGATCCCCGCTTTGGCCGAAGCGTGCACCGCCTCGCTGGCGTCCAGGCCGATGACATCTTCGATCTCCTGCTTCACGCGATCTGGATCTGCACTCGGCAGATCGATCTTGTTAATGACCGGCAAAATCTCAAGATTGTTATCCAATGCCAAGTAGACATTAGCCAGCGTTTGAGCTTCGATCCCTTGCGCGGCATCGACGACCAGAAGCGCTCCTTCACAAGCTGCCAGGCTTCTGGATACCTCATAAGTGAAGTCGACGTGTCCTGGCGTATCGATCAAATTAAGCACATACTCTTCACCGTCATCCGCACGGTATGAGAGACGGACTGCCTGTAGCTTAATCGTAATTCCGCGTTCTCTCTCCAGATCCATCGTATCAAGCACCTGCTGCTGCATTTCCCGCGAGGTTAACGCCCCGGTGTATTCCAAAATGCGGTCAGCCAACGTTGATTTGCCATGGTCGATATGTGCAATAATACAGAAATTCCGAATTTTTTGCTGCCTTGCTCTAATATCTGTCATTGTTACCCCCACCACAAATCCTTAGAAGTATAATCAATTTATTATATCAGGTATGGAAAGCATCAGCAATGTTGGCCTTGGCGTCAGAAAAATAAAATCCCGACCGAGGTTGTTCTCCAACCTCCCAATCGGGATAATTTCTTCTATATTATATAGAAGCAACTGCTTAACTTTAACGTTTACAGTTTCAGGAACGCTTGCAAAGTACGGTCGCTCAAATATGGCAAGTACTCGTGCCCATACTCGTGGTAGACCAGCAGCTCTTTTTCCGCGCAAATTTTGTTATAGACCGCAAATTGCGTGGACGGCGGACAGATCGTGTCGGCAAGTCCGGTTACGAACAGCACCTTGGCCTTAATCCGGCTGGCCAGATGTTGAATGTCAATATAACCTAGCTTCGTGAAAAACTTTTCCTCCCGCAAATGGTGAGGATCGAAGAACCGAAAATAATAATGAATTTCTTCATAAGCCGAAGTCGTAACATTCAGTTCAAAGGCTCTGCGGTAATCGCACAAGAACGGATATACGGGCACAGCCAGCTTAACCCTTGGCTCCAGTGCAGCGCAAGCTGTTGCTAGGGCACCTCCCTGCGAGAGTCCGTGAACACCAATCCGCTCTGGATCAACATGCTCCATACTCATCAGGATCCTCACCGTCTGCACCGTATCGAGAAAGACGTTCCGGAAATACAGCTTATCCGGATTCGGGTCATCGATTCCCCGGATAATATGGCCGCGAATCGTCGTCCCCTGGACCGTCAAATTATCCTCGGACAAGCCGCCTTGACCGCGGCAGTCCAGCGCCAGCACCGTAATGCCGTGAGCCGCATAATTCACCTTATCTGCCCAGTCCCCGCTATCACAGGAGTAGCCATGGAACATCGCCATAGCTGGGCCTTGATCCTCCAGTTTCTTCGGTTTCACGTATTTCGCGTGGATTCGCGCTCCGCCCGTCCCGGTAAAATATAAGTGATAACAATCCGCTAACGGGCTGCTAAATTCAGCCGGAACCAGCTCATAATCCAGTGATTGCCCTTCCAGCTCCTGTAGCGCCCTCGCCCAATACGCATCAAAATCAGCCGGCCGCGGGCTGCTTCCTTCATATTGCTTCAACTCCGCTAATGCCATGTCGCTGCTCATCCCGTTACGCCTCCTTAAAAAGAGGACGAAAGCCGCTTCTTCATGATGAAGGATTCCGTCCTCTGTCTGATATGGTTATCGCAAATCTCAAGCTACATCATGCCAATCCCGGCATCGTCGGCCACTTCCTCGCTCGTCTCCTTTACGTACTCTACAATTTCCTGTACCGTCGTATAGGCCACGCCTACGTAAGTATCCGCTGCTCCGTAATAAATGGCAATTCTGCCCGTTTCGGCATCATGCAGAGTGGCGCACGGGAACACAACATTGTTGACAAAACCCAGTTCCTCGTACCACTCTTCCGGCGTCAGCACATAATTCGCCGAGCGATACTTCACTTTGGAAGGCTCATCCCGGTCCAGAATGACGGCGCCCATGCTGTATACGAGCCCGTTGCACGTACCGGTAACACCATGATAGAACATAAGCCAGCCTTCCGTCGTCTCGATCGGGGCCGGTCCGCCGCCGATTTTCACCGATTGCCACCAGCCTTGCCCGCCCTTGGACATGACATGACGATGCTTGCCCCAATAGACAAAATCAGGGCTTTCACTAAGGAATACGTCGCCAAATGGCGTATGCCCGCTATCGCTAGGGCGGGACAGCATCACATAGTTGCCGTTGATTTTGCGCGGGAAGAGCACTCCGTTGCGATTGAATGGCAGAAACGGATTCTCCAGGCGCACGAACGTTTTGAAATCCTGCGTCTTTGCGGCGCCAATGGCAGCTCCATAAAAATCAGTGCACCAAATAATATAGTATGTCCCGTCTACCTTGATCACCCGCGGATCATAGGCATAGTTCGGCTGAAACGGCTTGCCTGCCTCGTCGACGAAAGCAATCCGCTCTTCTTCGATCGACCAGTTCAGCGCATCGTCGCTCCATCCGAGATGAAGATGCGGGCGCCCGTTAATCGTTTCCGCACGAAACACTCCGGCGAACCGCCCTTCGAAAGGAACCACCGCGCTGTTAAAAATACGGGCGATCCCCTTGGCCGGATTTCGCTGAATCACCGGGTTATTGCTATGTCTCCACACCGGGCCTGCTGTACCTGACGGTTTTTCCTGCCAAGGCATGTTTGTTAGTTTGTCTCCAATAATACGCACTTCTGTCATGTGGTATGTCTCCTTCCAATGATTCATCAATGAATTATTTCACGGAACCCTGCGCAAAGCCGTTATAAATATATTTCTGCAGCGCGATAAACGCGACCAGAATAGGAATGATCGTAATCATGATTGCCGCGCAGATGACTTCCCACTGCGAACCGTAGGGCCCTTTGAATTTGAACAAGGCGGTTGATATCACTTGCAGATTCTCGCCCGGCATGTAGAGAAACGGCGTATAGAAGTCATTGTAAATGTTAACGCCCTTGACAATGATG
This window harbors:
- the lepA gene encoding translation elongation factor 4, whose product is MTDIRARQQKIRNFCIIAHIDHGKSTLADRILEYTGALTSREMQQQVLDTMDLERERGITIKLQAVRLSYRADDGEEYVLNLIDTPGHVDFTYEVSRSLAACEGALLVVDAAQGIEAQTLANVYLALDNNLEILPVINKIDLPSADPDRVKQEIEDVIGLDASEAVHASAKAGIGIREIIEQVVQKVPAPTGDPDEPLKALIFDSHYDPYKGVIVYVRVINGHIKAGSKIKMMATGKTFEVIEVGAFMPRMTMVDELNVGDVGFIVAGIKTVGDTQVGDTITDAKNPTAEPLPGYRKINPMVFCGLYPIDTSDYNDLREALEKLQLNDASLSFEPETSSALGFGFRCGFLGLLHMDVIQERIEREFNIPLITTAPSVIYKVALTNGETVSIDNPSNYPEVGKIDHVEEPFVKASIIVPNDFVGTVMELCQSKRGEFINMEYLDTTRVTITYQVPLSEIVYDFFDQLKSSTKGYASFDYELSGYRQSNLVKMDILLNGEQVDALSFIVHRDRAYHRGRAICEKLRELIPRQMFEVPIQASVGTKIVARETVKAMRKNVLAKCYGGDISRKRKLLEKQKEGKKRMKQVGNVEVPQEAFMAVLKIDDN
- a CDS encoding alpha/beta fold hydrolase yields the protein MSSDMALAELKQYEGSSPRPADFDAYWARALQELEGQSLDYELVPAEFSSPLADCYHLYFTGTGGARIHAKYVKPKKLEDQGPAMAMFHGYSCDSGDWADKVNYAAHGITVLALDCRGQGGLSEDNLTVQGTTIRGHIIRGIDDPNPDKLYFRNVFLDTVQTVRILMSMEHVDPERIGVHGLSQGGALATACAALEPRVKLAVPVYPFLCDYRRAFELNVTTSAYEEIHYYFRFFDPHHLREEKFFTKLGYIDIQHLASRIKAKVLFVTGLADTICPPSTQFAVYNKICAEKELLVYHEYGHEYLPYLSDRTLQAFLKL
- a CDS encoding glycoside hydrolase family 130 protein, which gives rise to MTEVRIIGDKLTNMPWQEKPSGTAGPVWRHSNNPVIQRNPAKGIARIFNSAVVPFEGRFAGVFRAETINGRPHLHLGWSDDALNWSIEEERIAFVDEAGKPFQPNYAYDPRVIKVDGTYYIIWCTDFYGAAIGAAKTQDFKTFVRLENPFLPFNRNGVLFPRKINGNYVMLSRPSDSGHTPFGDVFLSESPDFVYWGKHRHVMSKGGQGWWQSVKIGGGPAPIETTEGWLMFYHGVTGTCNGLVYSMGAVILDRDEPSKVKYRSANYVLTPEEWYEELGFVNNVVFPCATLHDAETGRIAIYYGAADTYVGVAYTTVQEIVEYVKETSEEVADDAGIGMM